From the Candidatus Hydrogenedens sp. genome, the window GAATACAAAAAAAGTATCTCAAAAATTTTGGAGAGTCATTAAACACATGATAAATTCAGAAAAAAAGTTTATTTTTATCTTTCTAATATGCATCTTCCTTTCTCTATCAAGTTATGGAGCCATACAAATAAAAACAATAGAAGAGTTGCAAAAAATTGGGAATGACCCTTCATATCCCTTAGATGGTGACTATGAATTAGCAAATGATATTGATGCAAGCGACACAATAAATTGGAATGATGGAAAAGGCTTCTTACCAATAGGTGCGCCAACTGATACAAACCCTAATAGACGCCCCTTCATAGGAACATTTAATGGTAAGAAAAAAGTAATAAAAAATTTATATATTGATCGAAAAGATGATGATTATATTGGGCTATTCAGCCAATTAGGAAGTAATGGGTCTATAAAAGTTGCTGACGTTTATGATGTAACTATTGAAAATAGCACTGATTATAAAATTATAGGTAGAGATTATGTTGGTACGTATGCTGGTTATATGGAAAATTCAAAAATTCGTTTTTGTTTTGTCGCAAGCAAAATTGAAGGGAGGGATTTTGTTGGAAGTTTAGTTGGCTATAGTGGGACAAACTCATTAATATTAGGTGTAGTATGTTATATAGGCACAGAAGTAAAAGGGAATAATTCTATAGGGGGTGTGGTAGGAGGGAACAAAGGCATAATCGGAAAAACTTCTTCATCTGCCTTGGTTAGAGGTAATGATAATATCGGTGGAATAACTGGAGGAAATGAGGGACTAATTAAGTGGTGTGTTACATCAGAAGGAAGTCAAATAATTGGTAATAACGGGAGCACGGGTGGTCTAGTAGGATTTAACGAAAGCGAAGGAAATATTATTGAATGCCAAAGTGATAGTTCAGTAAGTGGTGTCTCAATTTCAGGGGGATTAGTGGGTTCGAATAAAGGTTCCATTATTGACTGTTTTAGTCAAGGTCCTGTAAAAGGGACAAGCGTAGTTGGAGGTTTAGTAGGTTGGAATAGTGGCTCCATTTTAAGAACTTATGCTATAGGTTTGGTAACAGGAACAACAGGAGCTGGCGGTTTAGTAGGTATAAATTCTGGAAGTGTTATATCAAGTTTTTGGAATACAGAAACATCCGGATTATTAGTTTCTGCTGATGGTGTAGGCAAAACAACTCAAGAAATGTTTGGGACTCAGATTTATATAGATTGGGATTTCGATTTTGTCTGGAAAGAAACAATTTATTATCCCAAACTTTTATTGGGTCAGGAGGATATCTTTCTGCCCGGAGAAAAAATTGTAGATGACGTCATAATGATATGGACAATTGAACAATTAACTATGATAGGAAATGTTTACGAATATCCACTGAACGGAACATATATGCTTGCTCGAGATATTGACGCTCAAAGCACAGCTGTAATGAACAGTGGAGCTGGCTTTAAACCCATCGGAACGAGAAGAAATCCGTTTACAGGTAGATTTTATGGAAATGATAATAAAATAGTAAACTTGTTTATTAATTCTTCATATAGTTTCACTGGTTTATTCGGCTTTGTTGGTCAAGGAGCGTATATAGAAAGGGTAGGGATAGAGAATGCAACTGTAAACGGAATTAGCTACGTTGGTGCTTTAGCCGGCTATAATCAAGGTGGTAGAATTGTCCAATGTAATGCCTATCGTGTTGGGGTGCAAGGTATATCAAACGTGGGTGTTTTAGTAGGTGGTAATGCAGGAACAATTGAAGAATCTTTCACACTACTCTCAAGAGTAACAGGACCTGCTACTACAGAAATGGGTTTCGCCTATGGAGGATTAGTAGGGTCTAATATTGGTGATATTAGGAAATGTTATTCATTTTGTTATGTTGATGGAAATACAAACATCGGAGGACTTGTCGGTGAAAATGCCTTTGGTGGAAACATACTCAGAAGTTATACTTTATGCAATGCTGATAACAATGTTGTAGGAATTACATCGGTAGGAGGTCTCGTTGGTAACAACGGTGGCATTGTCAGTGAAAGTTTTGTAAATCCATGCGATGACCGCGATAGTATATTAGTAAAAGGTGATAAAGAGATTGGTGGTTTGATAGGGCAAAATGGATTTAAAGTTAATAAATCTTATTCTACAGTAATAGTCGCGGGAATTTTTTCTGTGGGTGGTCTAATCGGTTTCAATTGGTATGGTACTGTCGACCAATGCTATTCATTAGGGAGTGTTTTAGGTGATAAGTTTTATATTGGAGGACTTGTAGGATATAACTGGATTAGTGATATAACAAACAGCTATTCCGGAAGTTCTGTTGTAGGCGACTGCATTGTTGGCGGTTTAGTTGGATACCATAGAGCAACTGATTTCCCAGGATTAGACCCGACTATCGATATACAATCTACAATAGAAAACTGTTATTCAATAGGTTCAGTGAATGGGGAATCCTATATCGGCGGATTAATAGGATATTTGGAAGATATAGACTACACAATAGGAACAGTAACCAATAGCTATTGGAATATAGAAACAAGTCAATTAACAATTTCTGAAGGTGGCGAAGGCAAAACAACAGAACAAATGAAACAATATGAAACATTCACAGATTGGGATTTTTCCTCGATATGGGCAATTATAGAAGGACAAACCTATCCATACTTCCGTTGGCAAGAAATAATGATAATAGTGCCTAATTTTGTTGGATTGGATAGGGTTACTGCAGAAGCAATTCTTACTGCGACAGGATTATATGGAGTCTTCACAGAGAAATGTGATAATAATATACCTGCCACTCTTGTTATCACACAAGAACCAAGTGAAGGGGTTCAAATATCTTCTAACAAACCTATATACTTAGTTGTCTCTTCTGGACCTTGCCCTGTATCTGTTCCGAATGTTGTAGCTAAAACAGAAAGTGAAGCACGTAATTTAATAACTCAGGCAGGTCTAAACGTAACCGTGAATTATGAATGTAATAATACGTTCCCTGCAGGTAATGTAATACGTCAGGATCCCATCGTAGGACAAATGGTACCGGTAGGAAGTGTGGTTAATATATTTGTTTCACAGGGGCCATGTCCAATATCTGTTCCAGATGTGATAAATAAGACAGAGAATGAAGCACGCGATATAATTACTCAAGCAGGTTTAGTACTTGGTACGGTAACTCAGGAGTGTAGCGATACAGTGGTTGAAGGTAATGTAATTCGCCAAAATCCGGAAGCAGGGACACCTATTGGTCCTGGGGCTCCTGTTAACATAGTAATAGCCATTCCTGGTCCATGTTCAACTGTTCCAAATTTATTTAACAAGCCCGAAAGTGAAGCACGTAGTTTAATTGTAGAAACTGGCTTGACAGTCGGTACAGTTAAACAAGAGTGTAGCAATACAATAGCATCAGGGAACGTGATAAACCAGGAGCCCTCTGCTGGACAAATAGTAAAGGTTGGGACTACTGTAAATTTGGTAGTCTCAAGTGGACCGTGCCCTGTGACAGTTCCTGATGTTGTGGGTAAGATAGAGAGTGATGCAAGGAATTTATTAACATCTGTAGGATTAAACGTAGGAACCGTCTCTACAAGTTGTGATAATGTAATCGCATCAGGAAAAGTGATAAGTCAGAGTACTCCAGGGGGACAACAATTATTATTTGGTAGCACAGTAGATTTAGTTATTTCTACTGGACCATGTCCTGTGACGGTACCCGATGTATTAAATAAATCTGAGAGTGATGCGCGGAGCCAGATAACAGCAGTAGGCTTAGTAGTAGGGGTAATAACTCAAGAGTGCAGTAACACAATATCTGCGGGAAAAGTGATACGTCAAAATCCAGAAGCAGGACAACAAGCAAATGTTGGGACACAAGTAAACTTGGTTGTATCCACAGGTTCATGTCCCGTTGCAGTTCCGAATTTAGTGGATAAAACAGAGGCAGAAGCGCAGAATCTATTAACAGGGGTAGGTTTATCACTTGGAACAGTAAGTTCAGAGTGCAGTGATACAATAGCAGTTGGAAAAGTAATACGACAGAATCCAACAGCAGGTGACCAAATAAGTGTTGGAAGTGCAGTAAATATTGTTCTTTCATCTGGATTATGTCCTGTAAAAGTACCGAATATAAAAGGGAAAACGGAAAATGATGCGAAGAATATGATAACAACAGCAGGCTTAACAACAGGCACAATAACCAAGGAATGCAATAATACGATATCGGCAGGAAAAGTGATACGTCAAGATCCACCTTCAGGCGAAGAAGTAAGCCCTGGAACAGAAGTAAATTTGGTGGTATCAGATGGTCCATGTCCTGTAAGAGTACCGGATGTAACAGGAAAGACGAAGGAAGAGGCACAAAGACTGTTAACGGATGTGGGTCTAATTTTTGCTATCGTTAGTTCCAAGTGTGATGATAAGATTCCAAAAGGGAATGTGATAAGTCAACAGCCAGAAGCCGGTGAGTCCTTAACCTATGGTTCAGTAGTAAGTGTTGTTGTTTCAACAGGACCGTGTCCAACGACAGAAGGAACGAAAGAAGGTGAAGGAACAAAAGAAGGTGAAGGAACAAAAGAAGGTGAAGGAACAAAAGAAGGTGAAACGACAACAAAAGATCAATTAATAAATGGATTAAAGACAAATTTTGCTGGATTAGATACAAATGGCGACGGCTCGGTGAGCTGGGAAGAAGCAAGCAGTAAATATCCAAATCTAACGAAGGATGTATTTGATTCGTTAGATAGTAATGGCGATGGTAAGATTAGCAAGACTGAGGCTGGTATAGAGGAAGAGACAAAAGGTTGTGGCTGTTTCGGACAGAAATCATTAAATAATGATAACTGGCTCAAATATTTATTAGACTTTGTATTATTCGGAATGTTGGTACTTGCTATGAGCGGTATGCAAAGGAGAAAAGAATAAGGGTTTTTAACAACCCTTACGAATTGTGTTTATCGTTTTTAAAAAGTTTACTTAAAAATCTTAGTGTATATTTTGAAAGTGGTGAGGATGGTTAATCATTTTTAAAAGTTTTTGGAAAGTATATATTCATTTTTTTATACTTTTTAGTTGACCTTTTTTAGAAAACCGGCAGAGAATAAAAAAGAAACCAACAACAAAAGCAGGACCAGAAATCATCACTATCCATATAAGGTAATAAATTTGGAAACCAGAGGTTATAGATGCTTTTACAAGTAATGCTATGTAGAGCAGTCCAGCAAGGATATATGCGATACCGCCAACAATCTCATACTTCCATGAAATTACTAAAATGATTGATAAGATAATCGAAGGGATATTATGCATAAACAAACCTAATAATGTGTCCCAAAAATCAAGATTCATTTCAAAAATGTCCAGTGAAAACATTGCCAGAAATAAAATAAAAAAAACAGATAATATTCGTGGTATCCAATAAATCACCTTATCCACTTTTAATTCCTTGTCAATTCATACTTTTATCTTTTAATCATATAATTTATTAGGTTGTACAATAAAACCAACTTATTATTTCATTATATAAAAGTTGATAGTATCGTTTTTACACGGTTAAAAGATGCATGTTTGTATAATTTTATGTAACTAAACAGCGTTATATGAGATACGTATAGATGCAATAAGGGACGTTTAGGAGGTAGTAAAGTCTTTCGACAAAGTCAAAATGAAAAGAGTAGTTTTAAGAACATATTATTTTACTATAGCGATTTGGTTCCAGTCATTAAGGACGATTTCAATAAGATAAAACGTTTCTTTCTTTGTAACTTTAATATGATGAGCGATTTGTTTTCCTTTTAAGTCAAAAAGGCAAATAACAGGTTCTTTATGCCAGTTGAAGGTTTTTGAGACAGTAGTGATGATTCGTTCTTTCCCAATTATGTAGCCTTCGTTAATTTCAACAGGCGTGAATGGGAACATGTGATTTATGGGTCCATATTCACCAGAGCCTTCACCTTCAGATGGAATAATATCGCCATAATAGTAGTATAGTAAACCATTTCTTAATGCAGTGATTACCGATTTCATAATAATTTCTGCACACTTTTTCTTCCCTTCCTCATCAAATCGTTGTGGTCGAATACCCAAGATAATAGGAGTTGATAAGTGTCCTTTGGCACAGTAAACAGTTAACGGTGGTTTTTTGTCCATGTAGGTCAGTGGATTTACAGGGTCATTTTCAAATTCAGCAAATCGAAATACATTCGGGATATTTTGTTCTTCATTTGCACTTGGAAAACTGTTAATTACTGATATACCTCCTTTGGACACAATATAGTTAAGAATATCTTTTCTTGCTTCTGCTCCGATGACCCCACAATCGGTATACTTTCTCGCAATTTTTCCCGTTACTTCATCAATATCAACTGTATAGCCATCCCATTTTTCATAAGTATGTCTATCAGCCCTTCCAATGGGTCCCCAGTTTAGGGTAAATTGGTCAATATAAACACCATCTAAGCCGACCTCATCCATCAGAAAATCTATCTGATTCTTAAAGAACTTGTAGCGGTAATTTTCTTTTTCCAGATATAACATGAGATTTAATGTGTTTGGGCTATCTGGATAATAGGTATCTACAATAACTCTGCCATCCTCTGTTTGTAAGATAGAATCTACCCAGCCATTAATACCTGTTTTTAGGACTTCACTTTGTTTTTTATCAAGTATGTAGCCATATTTTCCGGAGCGAGGGTTAGAACCTCCGGGAAGTATTTCTCCACCTTTGATATCTCGTTTGTCAATGGTATATAAATTAGTTTCTGTAAGACCTAATATTAAAGCATCAGGTTGAGATTGCTTGATTCTCTCGATAATAGATTTGATTTGTTTCTTATAATCTTCTCGTGTATATACCTTGCCTGTCTCAGGATTTAAACTGTAATAATCTAACCAAGGTCCGACTGTATATATTTTAATTTTTCGACCTGGAATAATCTGGTCCGAAAAAGCAAAAGGTCCCTCAATAGTATAATTAACATGCCATTCATTCCGTACCTGGTTAATAAAGGTAAAGTAATCACCTCCCTGTGAGGGATACAATGAAAATTGGAAGGTATAACTTTTGCCCTTATCCAAACCAAAATGTTTTGTGGAATATTGGAACATATTACTCTTCTTTGTTATCTCACCTTGTGCACGTAGTAAATTATCTTCTGCCAGAAAGCCTAAAGAGGTGTTTCTATAAGCCATAAAGATAGTTGGATTTTCTGCTACTCCTGCTAATCTCTCCGTATCTTCAATACCTGCAATCCGATATCGAACAGGCATATCTTCTAAGATAATTTGATGTGCGATAATAATTCCAATAGGTTCATCATTCTTGTTTGTGATAGTTTCTTTAATACTTATTTTTTCATTTTGTACTTCGATTTTACGCATTATTAAATAGTCTTTCCCTGAGGCTTCGATGGATACCGAGTTATCAGTGATTTTATGAATATCTATTTTCCAATCGGGAGGATTCTCATGTGTAGAATCAAAATAACTGAAACCTATTTTCTCGGATGGATATGAATAAGTACTGACAAGTTTATACTTTCCCTCTGCTGTTTTAATTTCTGTTTCACCATCTTGTCCTATATTAACAGTATAATTTTTTACAGAAATACTTTCTTTAGTATTTATGTTCGTATATGCCATCATCTCTGGTTTTGAATATTTTTCTACGAATTCTTTTGGCAGATATCCTATCTCAAGGTTTTCAATGACCATATCTATATTTTTATCTGGGACATTTTTGTTAATATACGTATTGATAAAATTGATTTGATTCTTTTCTGCCTTTTCAATTCTCTCGTCTGCACCTACTTCAATATAATGAGCAACATCCGAAATATTTAATAGATACCAGTATCCCTCTTCTTGATAATTCAATATTCGCTCATCTAATGTATTTCCATCTCCAAAATATACCAAAAGTACGGGAACATCATTTCTTATACTCCACCATGCTTTTTCGCCAAGGGTTGTTTTTAATGGACTTCCACGGTTAATAAGACGATTATACCCACTTGCCTGCTCCGAAAAAGACGTTCGTTTGTCCAGCTCTTGTCCGTTCACCTCAATTCCCAAATATTCATTCCAGCCTGCTGGTGTGTCCGTATGCAAACGTACTTTAAATTTCATAACCAGAATCATATCTTTCTTAATCTCAAAAGGAGGTATTTCCAGAGAATATGTGCTCACATCCGTATCATGAGAATGAATAATAATAGGAGTATCCATTTTCCAAGCAGAAACAAAAATATTAGTTTCACACAAAGAAGATGTATAAGATGGAATAAAAGGATAAATAATAATTAGGCATGCTAAAAAACAATTCTGTACCTTCTTCATATTTTTGCTCCTTATTAATCACTAAATTTGCAAGTTGAAAGACCAGAAATTCCTACCCTATTTATAGGATAATCAATAAGTAAAATACAATTAATATACATCCGTTTTGCTATATATCATAAATTTGCCAAAAACATGTTTCCAAGATAATTATGGTGCTTCAACTAACTATAGTTTTTTGTAATATTTGTAGAAACGTGGTATTAGTTTTCTACTTTACTATTGTTGTATGGTCTTTAATTATGCAGAGGCTCCAGAACCGGGACAATAACCATCTTCACTCTCTGGGTTATCTGGACATGGGTAATACCCACCTATATTAAAGAACTGGATTACACGGAGTAACTCGCTTAAATCAATTTTCCAATCTCGTGGATTATAATCAGATGCATGTTGAGTACAATTTTTATCTCCATCAAACCCAGGGATATATCCATCCTCCGATTCTTCTCCAGGTAAAGCACAATGATACCCACCGAAATTGAAAAGCTGTATCACCCTAAGAAGTTCTGATAGGTTTATTTTCCAATCAGCATTTTGGTCTGCACTATGTGGTGAAGGCGGAATTTCACCTTCAATTACTCCTTCTGGAATCCCTTCAGGAGTTCCTTCTGGAATTCCTTCGGTTGTACCTTCGCCTTCTACGATTCCTTCTTGCATCCCTTCTGATGAGCCTTCTACAACGCCTTCACCTTCGGTAATGCCTTCACCTTCAACAGTTCCTTCTATAATCCCCTCACCTTCGGGAATACCTTCGCCTTCCGGAATTCCTTCTACGGTACCTTCACCTTCAGGAGTCCCTTCTATAATGCCTTCGCCTTCGGGGGTTCCTTCTATAATACCCTCACCTTCGGGAATACCTTCGCCTTCCGGAATTCCTTCTANNNNNNNNNNNNNNNNNNNNNNNNNNNNNNNNNNNNNNNNNNNNNNNNNNNNNNNNNNNNNNNNNNNNNNNNNNNNNNNNNNNNNNNNNNNNNNNNNNNNTCAGGAGTCCCTTCTACAACACCTTCGCCTTCGGATATACCCTCTCCCTCCGGAGTGCCTTCTATCATTCCTTCTCCCTCTACTACACCTTCGCCTTCCGTCGGGCAGGGACCTTCTGATACGAACAGATTTACAGGGCTACCTTCACGAATTGTTGTCCCCGCTTCAGGTTCTTGACTAATCACATGTCCACTGGGAACCAGATCATCACAAGTGTAGTTAATAGTTCCAACTGTCAATCTTGCTTCTATTATTGCAGTGTTTGCTTCAACTAAATCCATTCCAATTACCGACGGGACCATGACATCCTCAGGGATATTTAAGCAATCATCCGGAATTTCCGATGGATCTCTGTCGTCTACCTCGTCCAAATAGTTGGGTATACCATCGTTATCGCTATCCCATGGATATGGGTCTTCTTCATCCAGAATCCAATCGCAGTCATCATCGATGTCATCCGGGTCCATAATTCCATCTTCGTCGAGGTCATCGTAGGGTCTCATATACGGCATTACACCAACATCCGTTGTGAAAATATATGAACCATTACTGAAGTTCAATTCAACAAAGTATGCTTTCCAGCCGGATGTGGGTGGAGTAATCTGGGTAATGTATGTTTTTGAGCCTGGGGTAGTCTCACTGAGTGTAGAGGATGTCCATTGCGGACCTGCACCATCATAATATCTAAAGTCTCTTGCAGTTGGATTTTCCGCTTGCCATAGCGTAACAGATGTTGGAGTCGTTACTACCTTCACCTGGATATTGCCGTCAGGCAAGAACTCCCAAGAATATGATGGCCTGGAACCTGTACCTGCAACTGAGTTAAAGTAAACGATTAATGGGTATACAGTTTGTAAATCTATGTTATCACCTAAACTATGTCCTGTATTGGGCACATATCTGATTCTTTTTTCACCGGGAAGTAGATGGTAGTAGAATCGAGATGAATCGGGCAGGAAAAATTCGTCTCCGCTGGAGTTAATGATAAACTTAGGCATTGTATATTGCTCAAGGTAAGATATAGGGTCAACGATAGCTCGCAGTGCAGAGCCACCGGGGGTATTCATTCGCTCGAATATATGTAGTTCGTTGTAAGGTTCAAGAGTTTCCGAAAAGAAACCATAACATTTATAGTGGTGCTCCATTTGAACATCCATCCTGAGTACATCTATCACCATTGGAACTGCGGAGATAACCCTCGAATCTACTGCGGAGGTAAGCCATGTAGTCCAACCCCGCTTAGACGCGCCACTGACTACAAAGCCTGTAATGTTTTTACTGTGATTGTCCAAAACTATTTCCTGAATCGTATCCATTGCTCTCACAGCACTTTTGACCATAGGTAAGAGCACTGGCCAGTAGGGATCAGGATTACCAGCATCGTAGGTTTGCAGGTATTTGTCGAAGGTATATGCAATAATCTCATCTTCGGTGCGGGAGAAACTTTCATCTTTGAAACGAAGTGGTTGATTTGGCACCTGTTCCAGTAGTGCCACTGGAGCACCAGTAATAAGAGCAACATACTGAGCATAATCCCTAAGGTTAGTAGCGGAGGAGCCGTTGTTTCCCCCAGATATTATTAATAATCCCTTTGTTTTTGTTATGGTGGCAGGGACAATAATTGTTAGCCAGTGTTTCCATAAAGTTCTATTCACTTCTGAAGAACTTCGCCATGTTTGAGAAGTAAGGTCAACCACATAATATGTATGAGTAATAGAACTTTCCTGTGCTGTTATTGAATAAGTGTATGACGAGTCTGGCATATTCACGTAATCTTCTAAAGGACCCGCATAGCAAACATTAAGGAAAATAGATAGAAGACTAATAGATACTAAGTAACATGGACAACGCATATCTTATATCCTTCAAAAATTAAGTTTATTAAATAATACTTTCAATATATTATATCACCATATAAAAATAAACTTACTCCTCTTGTTCAGAGGTCTCACATTTAATTATCATCTAAATTTTTAACTGGGTATTAAATAATTTGGCACAAATCCAATGTGGTTGAATTTTCTTTGTGTTATTTGCCAGTTTTTTATTTTCACTTTTTCCTTATTTATAATACGATTTAAACTTATGACTTATATTTTTTTTTGTAAATTTCAAGATAACTATATTAAGAAAGGGATATGAATTATGGGTAACTGGGTATTATGTTCTCTGCTATTAACCACGAGTTTTTTATTGTCTCAAACACCTAATTGGCATGAGGATGCTTTTTTCGGGATTCATTTTGATTTACATCCAAATGCCAATGATAAAGAGTTGGGTAGAGAGGTTGATGCAGAACAGATACGTTCTTTTTTGGAGAAGGTTAAACCGGACTACGTTCAATATGATTGCAAAGGTCATCCGGGTTACACAGGGTATCCGACAAAGGTAGGTTCACCATCGCCGGGTATTGTCAATGATGCTTTGCGTGTATGGAGAAATGTTACAAAAGAGATGGGTATCCCTTTATCAATACACTATTCTGGGGTATGGGATACACGAGCCATAGAATTACATCCGGAATGGGGACGTAGAAAGCAGGATGGAACATTAGATACCAATAATACATGCCGAACAAGTGATTATGATACTCAACTAATGATACCTCAGTTGCTTGAAGTTATACAGGAATACGATATTGATGGGATGTGGATTGATGGTGAGAACTGGGCAAGTTATCCGTGTTGGTGTGAACGTTGTCAGCAGAAGTTTACAGAGGCAACAGGAATAAAGGAAATACCAAAGAAGAAAGATGATGTGAATTGGGAAGCATGGGTTACCTTTCATAGAGGTTTATTTACGAAACATGTTCAACAAATTGTTGAGTCTGTTCATAAGGTTAAACCATCCTGTATGGTTTGTAGCAATTGGCTTTACACTATGCGTCAACCGGAAGCAATTGAGGCAAATGTAGATTATCTCAGCGGTGATTTTACGCCTTCATTCGGAGCAAAGGAGGCATGTTTTGAGGCCCGTTTTCTTGCTTCACGAGGTAAACCTTGGGATTTAATGGCATGGAGTTTCATTCATTCTTCGAGTATCGGAAAAGTTATGAAAACAGTTCCGCATTTGTGTCAGGAACTATCAGAGGTTTTGTCCCAAGGTGGGTCTGTATTTATTTATGATAATCCGAAACGTTCCGGTCGGCTTGTGGATTGGCATACCGATTTATTAGCGAAAACAGGCGAATTTTGTAAGGAACGGAAAAACTGGTGCTTTAAGACAAAAACATTACCACAAATAGCAGTTCTTCATAGTGAGACAACTTATTACAAAGAGAACGAGCCGTTATACCAAAAGTATGGCTCAGTCATTCAGCCTGTTGAAGGGGCAGTTACAATACTTCTGGAATTAGGATATTCTGTCGATATTGTGAATGAGGATACATTAGTAAAGGTTATCTCTCAGTATCCAATAGTGGTTATTCCGGAACGAGCCCATGTTCCAGATACGGTTATGGATGCTGTAAAACAATACACAGAAAATGGAGGTAAACTAATTATCTCGGGTTCTTTCCTTGCTGAGCGATGTGGAGACTGGTTAGGCGTGGAAGGCACTGGCGAGAAGGTTAAGGGTTGGTTACCAGTACCGGATGGAACCGCTGTGCCAACTGCAGGAGAATATGAGAAGGTACGAGTTATAAATGCGAAAGGAATTTCATCTTTAATGAATAATCAAGAGCAAGGTAGAGACGAGATTGGATTTCCATCTGTAACAATAAAGGAGGTCGGCACTGGTGCTGTTATGGCTATATATGGACCATT encodes:
- a CDS encoding PASTA domain-containing protein produces the protein MINSEKKFIFIFLICIFLSLSSYGAIQIKTIEELQKIGNDPSYPLDGDYELANDIDASDTINWNDGKGFLPIGAPTDTNPNRRPFIGTFNGKKKVIKNLYIDRKDDDYIGLFSQLGSNGSIKVADVYDVTIENSTDYKIIGRDYVGTYAGYMENSKIRFCFVASKIEGRDFVGSLVGYSGTNSLILGVVCYIGTEVKGNNSIGGVVGGNKGIIGKTSSSALVRGNDNIGGITGGNEGLIKWCVTSEGSQIIGNNGSTGGLVGFNESEGNIIECQSDSSVSGVSISGGLVGSNKGSIIDCFSQGPVKGTSVVGGLVGWNSGSILRTYAIGLVTGTTGAGGLVGINSGSVISSFWNTETSGLLVSADGVGKTTQEMFGTQIYIDWDFDFVWKETIYYPKLLLGQEDIFLPGEKIVDDVIMIWTIEQLTMIGNVYEYPLNGTYMLARDIDAQSTAVMNSGAGFKPIGTRRNPFTGRFYGNDNKIVNLFINSSYSFTGLFGFVGQGAYIERVGIENATVNGISYVGALAGYNQGGRIVQCNAYRVGVQGISNVGVLVGGNAGTIEESFTLLSRVTGPATTEMGFAYGGLVGSNIGDIRKCYSFCYVDGNTNIGGLVGENAFGGNILRSYTLCNADNNVVGITSVGGLVGNNGGIVSESFVNPCDDRDSILVKGDKEIGGLIGQNGFKVNKSYSTVIVAGIFSVGGLIGFNWYGTVDQCYSLGSVLGDKFYIGGLVGYNWISDITNSYSGSSVVGDCIVGGLVGYHRATDFPGLDPTIDIQSTIENCYSIGSVNGESYIGGLIGYLEDIDYTIGTVTNSYWNIETSQLTISEGGEGKTTEQMKQYETFTDWDFSSIWAIIEGQTYPYFRWQEIMIIVPNFVGLDRVTAEAILTATGLYGVFTEKCDNNIPATLVITQEPSEGVQISSNKPIYLVVSSGPCPVSVPNVVAKTESEARNLITQAGLNVTVNYECNNTFPAGNVIRQDPIVGQMVPVGSVVNIFVSQGPCPISVPDVINKTENEARDIITQAGLVLGTVTQECSDTVVEGNVIRQNPEAGTPIGPGAPVNIVIAIPGPCSTVPNLFNKPESEARSLIVETGLTVGTVKQECSNTIASGNVINQEPSAGQIVKVGTTVNLVVSSGPCPVTVPDVVGKIESDARNLLTSVGLNVGTVSTSCDNVIASGKVISQSTPGGQQLLFGSTVDLVISTGPCPVTVPDVLNKSESDARSQITAVGLVVGVITQECSNTISAGKVIRQNPEAGQQANVGTQVNLVVSTGSCPVAVPNLVDKTEAEAQNLLTGVGLSLGTVSSECSDTIAVGKVIRQNPTAGDQISVGSAVNIVLSSGLCPVKVPNIKGKTENDAKNMITTAGLTTGTITKECNNTISAGKVIRQDPPSGEEVSPGTEVNLVVSDGPCPVRVPDVTGKTKEEAQRLLTDVGLIFAIVSSKCDDKIPKGNVISQQPEAGESLTYGSVVSVVVSTGPCPTTEGTKEGEGTKEGEGTKEGEGTKEGETTTKDQLINGLKTNFAGLDTNGDGSVSWEEASSKYPNLTKDVFDSLDSNGDGKISKTEAGIEEETKGCGCFGQKSLNNDNWLKYLLDFVLFGMLVLAMSGMQRRKE
- a CDS encoding PhoPQ-activated protein PqaA family protein, which encodes MRCPCYLVSISLLSIFLNVCYAGPLEDYVNMPDSSYTYSITAQESSITHTYYVVDLTSQTWRSSSEVNRTLWKHWLTIIVPATITKTKGLLIISGGNNGSSATNLRDYAQYVALITGAPVALLEQVPNQPLRFKDESFSRTEDEIIAYTFDKYLQTYDAGNPDPYWPVLLPMVKSAVRAMDTIQEIVLDNHSKNITGFVVSGASKRGWTTWLTSAVDSRVISAVPMVIDVLRMDVQMEHHYKCYGFFSETLEPYNELHIFERMNTPGGSALRAIVDPISYLEQYTMPKFIINSSGDEFFLPDSSRFYYHLLPGEKRIRYVPNTGHSLGDNIDLQTVYPLIVYFNSVAGTGSRPSYSWEFLPDGNIQVKVVTTPTSVTLWQAENPTARDFRYYDGAGPQWTSSTLSETTPGSKTYITQITPPTSGWKAYFVELNFSNGSYIFTTDVGVMPYMRPYDDLDEDGIMDPDDIDDDCDWILDEEDPYPWDSDNDGIPNYLDEVDDRDPSEIPDDCLNIPEDVMVPSVIGMDLVEANTAIIEARLTVGTINYTCDDLVPSGHVISQEPEAGTTIREGSPVNLFVSEGPCPTEGEGVVEGEGMIEGTPEGEGISEGEGVVEGTP
- a CDS encoding alpha-L-fucosidase; this encodes MGNWVLCSLLLTTSFLLSQTPNWHEDAFFGIHFDLHPNANDKELGREVDAEQIRSFLEKVKPDYVQYDCKGHPGYTGYPTKVGSPSPGIVNDALRVWRNVTKEMGIPLSIHYSGVWDTRAIELHPEWGRRKQDGTLDTNNTCRTSDYDTQLMIPQLLEVIQEYDIDGMWIDGENWASYPCWCERCQQKFTEATGIKEIPKKKDDVNWEAWVTFHRGLFTKHVQQIVESVHKVKPSCMVCSNWLYTMRQPEAIEANVDYLSGDFTPSFGAKEACFEARFLASRGKPWDLMAWSFIHSSSIGKVMKTVPHLCQELSEVLSQGGSVFIYDNPKRSGRLVDWHTDLLAKTGEFCKERKNWCFKTKTLPQIAVLHSETTYYKENEPLYQKYGSVIQPVEGAVTILLELGYSVDIVNEDTLVKVISQYPIVVIPERAHVPDTVMDAVKQYTENGGKLIISGSFLAERCGDWLGVEGTGEKVKGWLPVPDGTAVPTAGEYEKVRVINAKGISSLMNNQEQGRDEIGFPSVTIKEVGTGAVMAIYGPFFKYYASHPVPGYRQLLEFWLREFGTNKLLIMRESPWYVELTTRQRENQILLNLVNRGVNGYLSSERHMVESVPIIQGIRLHIPKRYIPSDKKIATCYLVPSQIPLDIIQEQEEYQIVVPQIQIYDIAVINLE